The DNA sequence AGTTTCAGTATTTGCTGACGGGTATATCGCCGGGCCATGGCGATCAGGCTGTACAGGCGGTGAATGTGCCGGTGTCGATTTGCGGGATGGATGTTGCGCCTGGCGAGATTATTCACATGGATGAAAATGGCGCGGTTAAGTTTCCCGCAGATCGGATGGCGGAGGTGCTGGCGAATGTGAAGGAACTGATCGCAGGGGAAGAGGCGCTTCAAGAGCGCGTTAAAAAGGCGACCAATATCGCCGAATTGCGTGCGGCTTATCGCGGTGAAGAATACGGAGACGATGAGGAAGAATAAATGAAAAGATCAAGGCGGGATCCATGAAACGCGTGTTGATCTACCTTCTCGGTGCAGTGATTGTCGTTGCCGCAGTTTTCGCCTACCTGTTTTTTCACCCCGATATTGTAGCTCGGGTCTTTTTTGGAGCGGTTCCCTTACCAGTAGAGATCAATCTCAAGCACGCTCACGACCTGCCTGCTGCCGACGAGAAGACCGTGGCCATCGTGGCGGCTGCAAGGCTCTTTCTGGACTCACTGGACGACAATCAGAGACAAGCGGCGACATATCGGTTTACCGATAACGCACAGCGCTCAAACTGGTCCAACTTTCCTGAGGGTATGGTTCCGCGTGGTGGTGTAAAGCTCGGTGTTCTCTCTGCAATACAGCGGGCGAATCTCGATAAGTTCCTTGACGAACTCTTGAGTGAAGACGGTATGAAAAATATCACCTATCAACTGGCTGCAGCAGACTTACTGATCTCAGGAGACCTGTTCGGCGTCATGAAATACGGCAGTGAATACTTTTACGCTGCATTTCTCGGTGAACCGTCAAGTACAGAACCCTGGATGTTCCAGTTCGGTGGGCACCATCTCGCAATAAACGCCACAGTATTCGGACCGAACGTTTCCTTTTCACCGATGCTGACTGGCGGCCAACCGCTGCACTTGCGCCTTGACGGTGACGAAATCTTCATTACGCAGAGGGAAACTGCGGCAGCGCAAGCGTTCATGGATAGCCTTACGGACGAACAGAAAGGACAAGCCGTTCGTGCAGAGCAGCCCATCGACCTCTTGCTGGGGCCGGGAAAGTATGGTGCAACAGTTGCGCCGGAAGGCATTAAGGGAAGCGAACTTACAGCTATGCAGAGAACGTTACTCCTGGATGTGATCGAGGCCCGTTTGGGTTTCATGAACAATGACGACTATGCTGAGAAAATGAAAACCGTGGTGGCCGAGATCGAGGACACATACTTTGGATGGTGGGGGCGGCAGGGTGTCCTGGGCGCCGCGTATTTCCGCGTGACCAGCCCGTCCATGGTAATCGAATACGCGGTTCAAAACGG is a window from the Gemmatimonadota bacterium genome containing:
- a CDS encoding DUF3500 domain-containing protein; this encodes MKRVLIYLLGAVIVVAAVFAYLFFHPDIVARVFFGAVPLPVEINLKHAHDLPAADEKTVAIVAAARLFLDSLDDNQRQAATYRFTDNAQRSNWSNFPEGMVPRGGVKLGVLSAIQRANLDKFLDELLSEDGMKNITYQLAAADLLISGDLFGVMKYGSEYFYAAFLGEPSSTEPWMFQFGGHHLAINATVFGPNVSFSPMLTGGQPLHLRLDGDEIFITQRETAAAQAFMDSLTDEQKGQAVRAEQPIDLLLGPGKYGATVAPEGIKGSELTAMQRTLLLDVIEARLGFMNNDDYAEKMKTVVAEIEDTYFGWWGRQGVLGAAYFRVTSPSMVIEYAVQNG